From a region of the Microterricola gilva genome:
- the glpK gene encoding glycerol kinase GlpK codes for MADYVLAIDQGTTSSRAIIFDKAGSIVSTGQLEHEQIFPQAGWVEHNATQIWDNVREVIGQALGKANLTRHDIASVGITNQRETAVVWNKNTGRPVYNAIVWQDTRTQPIVDRLAADGGVERFKQQVGLPLATYFSGTKIVWILENVPGAREAADAGELLFGTTDCWVLWNLTGGVDGGVHATDVTNASRTLFMDLETLQWDDDILAAFDVPRSMLPDIRSSSEVYGVAHENSLLRETPIAGILGDQQAATFGQAAFDTGESKNTYGTGNFLIFNTGEEIVHSKNGLLTTLGYKLGDAKPHYALEGSIAVTGSLIQWLRDNLGLFSSAAEVEALAQTVEDNGGAYFVPAFSGLFAPYWRPDARGALVGLTRYVNKGHIARAALEATAFQTREVLDAVNADSGVDLTELKVDGGMIANNLLMQFQADILGVPVVRPVVAETTALGAAYAAGLAVGFWSGLDELRANWQEDSRWTPQMDPKEAERLLRNWKKAVTKTLDWVDDDVK; via the coding sequence ATGGCTGACTACGTACTCGCCATTGACCAAGGCACCACGAGTTCGCGCGCCATCATCTTCGACAAGGCCGGATCGATCGTCTCGACCGGGCAGCTCGAGCACGAGCAGATCTTCCCCCAGGCCGGCTGGGTCGAGCACAACGCGACCCAGATCTGGGACAACGTGCGTGAGGTGATCGGCCAGGCCCTCGGCAAGGCGAACCTGACCCGTCACGACATCGCATCGGTCGGCATCACGAACCAGCGCGAGACCGCCGTGGTGTGGAACAAGAACACGGGCAGGCCCGTCTACAACGCCATCGTCTGGCAGGACACCCGCACCCAGCCGATCGTGGACCGCCTCGCGGCCGACGGCGGCGTCGAACGCTTCAAGCAGCAGGTCGGGCTGCCGCTGGCCACCTACTTCTCCGGCACGAAGATCGTCTGGATCCTCGAGAACGTTCCGGGAGCGCGTGAGGCGGCGGATGCCGGCGAGCTCCTCTTCGGCACGACAGACTGCTGGGTGCTCTGGAACCTGACGGGCGGCGTCGACGGCGGTGTGCACGCCACGGATGTGACGAACGCCAGCCGCACGCTGTTCATGGACCTCGAGACCCTGCAGTGGGACGACGACATTCTCGCCGCCTTCGACGTGCCGCGGTCGATGCTGCCAGACATCCGCTCCTCCTCCGAGGTCTACGGGGTCGCGCACGAGAACTCGCTGCTGCGCGAGACCCCGATCGCCGGCATCCTCGGCGACCAGCAGGCAGCCACGTTCGGCCAGGCCGCGTTCGACACCGGAGAGTCGAAGAACACCTACGGGACAGGCAACTTCCTCATCTTCAACACCGGTGAGGAGATCGTCCACTCCAAGAACGGCCTGCTGACGACGCTCGGCTACAAGCTCGGCGACGCGAAGCCGCACTACGCACTCGAGGGCTCGATTGCCGTGACCGGTTCGCTGATCCAGTGGCTCCGCGACAACCTGGGGCTGTTCAGCTCGGCCGCGGAGGTGGAGGCACTCGCCCAGACGGTCGAGGACAACGGCGGTGCCTACTTCGTGCCGGCGTTCTCCGGGCTCTTCGCCCCGTACTGGCGACCGGATGCGCGCGGCGCGCTGGTCGGGCTGACCCGTTACGTGAACAAGGGCCACATCGCGCGCGCAGCCCTCGAGGCCACCGCGTTCCAGACCCGCGAGGTGCTGGATGCCGTCAACGCCGACTCCGGCGTCGACCTGACCGAGCTGAAGGTCGACGGCGGCATGATCGCCAACAACCTGCTCATGCAGTTCCAGGCCGACATCCTCGGCGTTCCGGTCGTCCGCCCGGTCGTGGCCGAGACGACGGCGCTCGGCGCCGCATACGCCGCCGGCCTGGCCGTCGGATTCTGGAGCGGGCTCGACGAACTGCGCGCGAACTGGCAGGAAGACAGCCGGTGGACCCCACAGATGGATCCGAAGGAAGCTGAGCGACTGTTGCGCAACTGGAAGAAGGCCGTCACGAAGACCCTCGATTGGGTCGACGACGACGTCAAGTAG
- a CDS encoding cytochrome c oxidase subunit 3, whose product MGKPCEYFGHNGGVTSTSITQPASAPAINRPNTVAVGTIVWLGSEVMFFAGLFAIYFTLRSTSPELWEFETARHNFPFALTNTLILIASSFTCQFGVFAAERMQARSTGWKPTQWGTVEWFFLTYALGAIFVAGQIFEYATLVSEGISLSSNAYGSAFYITTGFHGIHVTAGLFAFLLVIGRFFSVQGRNFGHREATSAIVVSYYWHFVDVVWIGLFLVIYVLK is encoded by the coding sequence ATGGGAAAACCCTGCGAGTATTTCGGCCATAATGGAGGAGTGACGAGCACTTCAATTACTCAGCCGGCCAGCGCGCCCGCCATCAACAGGCCCAATACCGTGGCGGTGGGCACCATCGTCTGGCTGGGCAGCGAGGTCATGTTCTTCGCTGGCCTCTTTGCCATTTACTTCACCTTGCGCTCCACGAGCCCAGAGCTGTGGGAGTTTGAGACCGCGCGTCACAACTTCCCCTTCGCGCTGACGAACACGCTGATCCTCATCGCGTCCTCGTTCACGTGCCAGTTCGGTGTCTTCGCGGCCGAGAGGATGCAGGCGCGCTCCACCGGCTGGAAGCCCACGCAGTGGGGCACCGTCGAGTGGTTCTTCCTCACCTACGCGCTCGGTGCGATCTTCGTCGCCGGTCAGATCTTCGAGTACGCCACCCTGGTGTCTGAGGGCATCTCGCTCTCCTCCAACGCGTACGGCTCGGCGTTCTACATCACCACCGGCTTCCACGGCATCCACGTGACGGCAGGCCTCTTCGCCTTCCTGCTCGTGATCGGTCGCTTCTTCTCGGTGCAGGGCCGCAACTTCGGCCACCGCGAAGCCACCAGCGCCATCGTCGTTTCTTACTACTGGCACTTCGTCGACGTCGTCTGGATCGGGCTCTTCCTGGTCATCTACGTTCTCAAATAG
- a CDS encoding c-type cytochrome: MTENPKPTKRAARKTGRRHPLATVALLAIGLVFTGGAYTAFSASTASAETDITSQQTIDEGKKLFQANCATCHGLEAQGTGDGPSLIGVGAAAVDFQVGTGRMPMQMHGPQAEEKPVQFTEEQIKALAAFVASTAPGPAIPDPELVDGGGNAANGAELFRINCAMCHNVAGAGGALTEGKFAPALTDVSGTHIYEAMVTGPQNMPVFSDMNISPEDKRDIITYLKYVQDNRSPGGFELGALGPVSEGLFIWIFGLGAIVALTVWITAKSN, encoded by the coding sequence ATGACCGAGAACCCCAAGCCCACGAAACGCGCAGCGCGTAAGACTGGTCGCCGTCATCCCCTGGCGACCGTCGCACTGCTCGCAATCGGACTGGTCTTCACCGGCGGCGCATACACCGCCTTCAGTGCGAGCACCGCGTCGGCTGAGACCGACATCACCTCGCAGCAGACCATCGACGAGGGCAAGAAGCTCTTCCAGGCGAACTGCGCAACCTGCCACGGCCTCGAGGCCCAGGGCACCGGTGACGGCCCGAGCCTGATCGGTGTCGGCGCCGCCGCCGTCGACTTCCAGGTCGGCACCGGCCGCATGCCGATGCAGATGCACGGCCCGCAGGCCGAAGAGAAGCCTGTCCAGTTCACCGAGGAGCAGATCAAGGCACTCGCAGCCTTCGTCGCCTCAACGGCCCCCGGCCCCGCCATCCCGGATCCCGAACTCGTCGACGGCGGCGGAAACGCCGCAAACGGCGCAGAGCTGTTCCGCATCAACTGCGCGATGTGCCACAACGTGGCCGGCGCAGGTGGAGCTCTCACCGAGGGCAAGTTCGCCCCGGCGCTGACCGACGTCTCCGGCACGCACATCTACGAGGCCATGGTCACCGGCCCGCAGAACATGCCCGTCTTCAGCGACATGAACATCAGCCCCGAGGACAAGCGCGACATCATCACGTACCTGAAGTACGTGCAGGACAACCGCTCCCCCGGCGGATTCGAGCTCGGTGCGCTCGGCCCCGTTTCAGAGGGTCTGTTCATCTGGATCTTTGGTCTCGGCGCGATTGTTGCCCTGACCGTGTGGATCACGGCAAAGTCCAACTGA
- the trpD gene encoding anthranilate phosphoribosyltransferase — translation MLEIQSWPSVLTSLLAGEDLSVADAAWCMDQVMIGEASEAQLAAFLVALRAKGETVNEIVGFRDAILDHAVPLEVDSMALDIVGTGGDRFGTVNVSTMASVVSAAAGVPVIKHGNRAASSASGSSDVLAALGIDLTLSAGRVAEILSEAGITFAYAAAFHPGFRHAGAVRSQLGIPTVFNYLGPLCNPARPEASAVGVAQLDRVPLFVGVFQTRGATALVFRGDDGLDEMTTTGHSHVWEVSRGLVTEHDIDPRDLGVQRAKMSDLLGGDAEHNAAVVHRTFAGESGPVRDIVLLNAAAGLVSFDLANDPAQSQISILERFSAKMAVAAETIDSGAAASKLAKWVEASKA, via the coding sequence ATGCTTGAGATTCAGTCGTGGCCATCCGTTCTCACTTCGCTGCTCGCCGGCGAAGACCTGAGTGTCGCGGATGCCGCCTGGTGCATGGATCAGGTCATGATCGGTGAAGCGAGCGAAGCTCAGCTCGCCGCGTTCCTTGTCGCGCTGCGGGCGAAGGGCGAAACCGTCAACGAAATCGTCGGTTTCCGCGACGCGATCCTGGACCACGCCGTGCCCCTCGAGGTCGATTCCATGGCACTGGACATCGTCGGAACGGGCGGTGACCGCTTCGGCACCGTGAACGTGTCGACGATGGCCTCCGTCGTCTCGGCCGCCGCCGGTGTTCCCGTCATCAAGCACGGCAACCGAGCGGCGAGCTCGGCATCCGGTTCCTCCGATGTGCTCGCGGCCCTCGGAATCGACCTCACCCTCTCCGCTGGGCGTGTCGCCGAGATTCTCTCCGAGGCCGGCATCACCTTCGCGTACGCCGCGGCGTTCCACCCCGGTTTCCGGCACGCGGGAGCGGTGCGCAGCCAGCTCGGCATCCCGACGGTCTTCAACTACCTCGGCCCGCTCTGCAACCCGGCCCGCCCCGAGGCATCCGCCGTCGGCGTCGCCCAGCTCGATCGGGTTCCCCTCTTCGTCGGCGTGTTCCAGACGCGCGGAGCAACCGCTCTCGTTTTCCGCGGGGACGACGGTCTCGACGAGATGACGACCACCGGCCACAGCCACGTCTGGGAGGTGTCGCGCGGTCTCGTGACCGAGCACGACATCGACCCCCGCGATCTGGGCGTGCAGCGGGCGAAGATGAGCGATCTGCTCGGCGGCGACGCCGAGCACAACGCGGCCGTCGTGCACCGCACCTTCGCGGGGGAGTCCGGACCTGTGCGCGACATCGTCCTCCTGAACGCCGCGGCCGGTCTCGTCTCCTTCGACCTGGCCAACGATCCGGCCCAGAGCCAGATCAGCATCCTCGAGCGTTTCAGCGCGAAGATGGCCGTCGCGGCGGAGACGATCGACTCCGGCGCGGCCGCGAGCAAGCTGGCCAAGTGGGTCGAGGCGTCGAAGGCGTAG
- the dhaM gene encoding dihydroxyacetone kinase phosphoryl donor subunit DhaM, whose amino-acid sequence MTAARVGLVFVSHSDKIADGLRELAGQMAQNAPMAAAGGTDDGRIGTSFGKVSAAIAAVDQGVGVVLLCDLGSAILTAETALDFLDDSVRERVRIVDAPLIEGGVAAAVASEVGGTLHAVMEAAESAGGTTALSAGSAESAEQAEPEPASGYSRTVTLINKDGLHARPAADFVKLANTFPARVTVNGTDARSLLGIMAMGLVKGTTIVLASEDPVGSDAVDALATLVESGFGEA is encoded by the coding sequence ATGACCGCCGCCAGGGTCGGCCTCGTCTTCGTCTCGCACAGCGACAAGATCGCCGACGGCCTGCGCGAACTCGCCGGCCAGATGGCGCAGAACGCGCCGATGGCCGCGGCCGGTGGCACGGATGACGGCCGGATCGGCACGAGTTTCGGCAAGGTGTCCGCGGCCATCGCGGCCGTCGACCAGGGTGTCGGCGTCGTCCTGCTCTGCGATCTCGGCTCGGCCATCCTGACCGCGGAGACCGCGCTGGACTTCCTCGACGATTCCGTGCGCGAGCGCGTGCGCATCGTGGACGCGCCCCTGATCGAGGGCGGCGTCGCCGCCGCGGTCGCGAGCGAGGTCGGCGGCACGCTGCACGCGGTCATGGAGGCGGCGGAGTCGGCAGGCGGCACGACAGCGCTGAGCGCGGGAAGCGCGGAATCGGCGGAGCAGGCGGAGCCCGAGCCGGCGAGCGGCTACTCGCGCACCGTGACGTTGATCAACAAGGACGGCTTGCACGCGCGCCCCGCTGCCGACTTCGTCAAGCTCGCGAACACCTTCCCAGCGCGGGTGACGGTGAACGGCACCGATGCACGCAGCCTGCTCGGCATCATGGCGATGGGGTTGGTCAAGGGAACGACGATCGTGCTGGCCAGCGAGGATCCGGTCGGCTCTGACGCGGTCGATGCACTGGCCACCCTGGTCGAGTCGGGCTTCGGCGAGGCCTGA
- a CDS encoding ubiquinol-cytochrome c reductase iron-sulfur subunit, whose translation MAQDDNGGKDITAADSSGLAHAEESAGLAVITRDALTDPGLPPHRARITDVDPKAEKRAERTVYTLFYLSIVGSIWAVAAYMLFPMESNNVGDVRLNNMFVGLGITLGLLAIGIGAVHWAKALMSDKEGIDVRHTTRGTEETRARAVEIFQEANEESGFGRRTLIRNTLIGALVAFPLPAVVLFRGLAPQGENPVELLSHTMWAKGTRLASDPSGAPIKASDVTLGSAFHVIPEGLTDLGHGEGYLEEKAKAVVLLMRLKPEDLHELPERAGWSYDGIVAYSKICTHVGCPVALYEQQTHHLLCPCHQSQFDVSNHCEVIFGPAARALPQLPIAVDDEGYLIAQSDFTEPVGPSFWERH comes from the coding sequence ATGGCACAGGACGATAACGGCGGTAAGGACATCACCGCTGCCGATTCGTCGGGCCTCGCCCATGCGGAAGAATCCGCAGGCCTCGCCGTCATCACGCGCGACGCCCTGACCGACCCCGGATTGCCGCCGCACCGCGCGCGCATCACGGATGTCGATCCGAAGGCTGAGAAGCGCGCAGAGCGCACCGTCTACACGCTCTTCTACCTGTCGATCGTCGGCAGCATCTGGGCGGTCGCCGCCTACATGCTCTTCCCGATGGAGTCGAACAACGTCGGAGACGTGCGACTGAACAACATGTTCGTCGGCCTCGGCATCACCCTCGGGCTCCTCGCCATCGGCATCGGTGCTGTGCACTGGGCCAAGGCGCTCATGTCCGACAAAGAGGGCATCGACGTCCGCCACACCACCCGTGGCACGGAAGAGACCCGCGCCCGCGCGGTCGAGATCTTCCAGGAAGCCAACGAGGAGTCCGGTTTCGGCCGTCGCACCCTGATCCGCAACACGCTGATCGGCGCGCTCGTCGCCTTCCCGCTCCCCGCCGTCGTTCTGTTCCGCGGCCTCGCGCCGCAGGGCGAGAACCCGGTCGAGCTGCTCTCGCACACCATGTGGGCGAAGGGCACCCGCCTCGCGAGTGACCCGAGCGGCGCTCCGATCAAGGCGTCGGACGTCACCCTGGGCAGCGCGTTCCACGTGATCCCCGAGGGCCTCACGGACCTCGGTCACGGCGAGGGCTACCTCGAGGAGAAGGCGAAGGCAGTCGTTCTGCTGATGCGCCTGAAGCCAGAGGATCTGCACGAGCTTCCCGAGCGTGCCGGCTGGTCGTACGACGGCATCGTCGCCTACTCCAAGATCTGCACCCACGTTGGTTGCCCTGTCGCTCTCTACGAGCAGCAGACGCACCACCTGCTCTGCCCGTGCCACCAATCGCAGTTCGACGTGTCCAACCACTGTGAGGTCATCTTCGGACCGGCCGCTCGCGCGTTGCCACAGCTGCCGATTGCTGTGGACGACGAGGGCTACCTCATCGCACAGAGCGACTTCACTGAACCTGTCGGCCCGAGCTTCTGGGAGCGTCATTGA
- a CDS encoding MIP/aquaporin family protein, with translation MDNLGVLFLSELVGTAMLVLLGCGVVANVALAKNKGFGGGFLMVTIGWGLAVFAGVIVAYASGAHINPAVTLGLVANGATEFGNAALGVTVPVSAVSVLAYIGAQLIGAIIGAVVVWLAYKQHFDQEPEPANKLGVFSTGPAIRSYGWNLVTEIIGTFVLVFVVIGFGRNGDAGGLASLGALPVALLVIGIGASLGGPTGYAINPARDLGPRIAHFILPIQGKGGSDWSYSWVPVVGPIIGGLLAGWSALLLLPIIT, from the coding sequence GTGGACAATCTCGGAGTTCTCTTCCTGTCAGAGCTGGTCGGCACCGCGATGCTCGTGCTGCTCGGCTGTGGAGTCGTCGCCAACGTCGCGCTTGCCAAAAACAAGGGCTTCGGCGGCGGCTTCCTCATGGTGACCATCGGCTGGGGCCTCGCGGTCTTCGCCGGTGTCATCGTCGCTTACGCCTCTGGCGCCCACATCAACCCAGCCGTCACGCTCGGCCTCGTCGCCAACGGCGCGACCGAGTTCGGCAACGCCGCGCTCGGCGTAACAGTCCCGGTCTCTGCCGTGTCGGTTCTGGCTTACATCGGCGCGCAGTTGATCGGAGCCATCATCGGCGCCGTCGTGGTGTGGTTGGCGTACAAGCAGCACTTCGACCAGGAGCCGGAGCCGGCCAACAAGCTCGGCGTTTTCTCGACCGGTCCCGCCATCCGCTCCTACGGCTGGAACCTCGTCACAGAGATCATCGGCACCTTCGTGCTGGTGTTCGTCGTGATCGGCTTCGGCCGCAACGGTGACGCGGGCGGGCTCGCATCCCTCGGTGCGCTCCCCGTTGCGCTGCTCGTTATCGGTATCGGCGCCTCCCTCGGTGGCCCGACCGGCTACGCCATCAACCCTGCCCGTGACCTCGGCCCGCGCATCGCGCACTTCATCCTGCCGATCCAGGGCAAGGGCGGCTCGGACTGGAGCTACTCCTGGGTCCCGGTCGTCGGCCCGATCATCGGTGGCTTGCTCGCCGGCTGGTCAGCCCTCCTGTTGCTCCCCATCATCACCTGA
- the dhaK gene encoding dihydroxyacetone kinase subunit DhaK, with amino-acid sequence MKKLINDPKNVVTEAVGGFAIAHSDIVRAELDPVFVVRSDAPRAGKVGIVSGGGSGHEPLHAGFVGYGMLDAAVPGPVFTSPTPDPIVAATKAVDGGAGVLHIVKNYTGDVLNFETAADLAAADGIEVASVIVDDDVAVKDSLYTAGRRGVAGTVLVEKIAGAAAERGDDLAAVAAIATKVNSRVRTMGVALTACVVPHAGEPSFTLADDEIEIGIGIHGEPGRERIKLEPADAIVARLLGAVLDDMPFAAGEDALLLVNGMGGTPQVELYIVYRRAAEILAERGVTVARSLVGNFTTSLEMQGVSISVLKLDDELTALWDAPVQTAALRWGR; translated from the coding sequence GTGAAGAAACTCATCAATGACCCGAAGAACGTCGTCACCGAGGCGGTCGGCGGCTTCGCCATCGCGCACAGTGACATCGTCCGTGCGGAGCTCGACCCCGTCTTCGTCGTGCGCAGCGATGCTCCGCGCGCCGGCAAGGTCGGAATCGTCAGCGGCGGTGGCAGCGGCCACGAGCCACTGCACGCCGGATTCGTCGGCTACGGCATGCTGGATGCCGCGGTGCCGGGCCCGGTGTTCACCTCGCCGACCCCCGACCCCATCGTCGCCGCCACGAAGGCCGTCGACGGCGGAGCAGGCGTGCTCCACATCGTGAAGAACTACACCGGTGACGTGCTGAACTTCGAGACGGCCGCCGACCTCGCAGCCGCTGACGGCATTGAGGTGGCATCCGTCATCGTCGACGACGACGTCGCGGTGAAGGACTCGCTGTACACGGCCGGCCGCCGCGGTGTTGCGGGTACGGTGCTGGTCGAGAAGATCGCGGGCGCTGCCGCCGAGCGGGGCGACGACCTCGCCGCGGTCGCCGCGATCGCCACGAAGGTCAACTCCCGCGTGCGCACGATGGGCGTCGCACTGACCGCCTGCGTCGTGCCGCACGCCGGCGAGCCGAGCTTCACGCTCGCCGACGACGAAATCGAGATCGGCATCGGCATCCATGGCGAGCCCGGCCGCGAGCGCATCAAGCTCGAACCGGCGGATGCCATCGTCGCTCGACTGCTCGGCGCTGTGCTGGACGACATGCCGTTCGCGGCGGGGGAGGACGCTCTGCTTCTCGTCAACGGCATGGGCGGAACGCCGCAGGTGGAGCTCTACATCGTCTACCGTCGTGCCGCCGAGATCCTCGCCGAGCGCGGAGTGACCGTTGCCCGCTCGCTGGTCGGCAACTTCACGACCTCGCTCGAGATGCAGGGGGTGTCGATCTCGGTGCTCAAGCTCGATGACGAGCTCACCGCGCTCTGGGATGCCCCGGTGCAGACCGCTGCGCTGCGGTGGGGGCGCTGA
- the dhaL gene encoding dihydroxyacetone kinase subunit DhaL, giving the protein MGASLGADWARAWITASAEVLAENRVALITLDREIGDGDHGENMDRGFQAALGKLDELPDSATPGDVFKVVATTLISTVGGAAGPLYGTAFLKASLAVGAEEQLDAAALVLALTAARDGVVLRGKAEPGDKTMIDAWTPAVDAATAAAAAGASPYEVLKAAADAAERGAEATEPLVARKGRASYLGERAIGHRDPGAQSSALLLRAAEQVARAGAQA; this is encoded by the coding sequence ATGGGCGCGAGCCTCGGAGCGGACTGGGCACGGGCCTGGATCACCGCATCGGCCGAGGTTTTGGCCGAGAACCGGGTGGCCCTGATCACCCTCGATCGGGAGATCGGCGACGGCGACCACGGCGAGAACATGGACAGGGGATTTCAGGCGGCGCTCGGCAAGCTCGATGAGCTGCCGGACTCCGCCACCCCTGGCGACGTTTTCAAGGTCGTCGCTACGACGCTCATCTCCACGGTGGGAGGAGCCGCTGGCCCGCTCTACGGCACGGCATTTCTGAAGGCATCACTCGCGGTCGGCGCGGAGGAACAGCTGGACGCCGCTGCGCTCGTTCTGGCGCTCACCGCCGCCAGAGACGGCGTGGTGCTCCGGGGCAAGGCGGAGCCGGGAGACAAGACGATGATCGACGCGTGGACGCCGGCCGTCGACGCCGCCACGGCCGCTGCCGCAGCCGGAGCGAGCCCCTACGAGGTGCTGAAGGCGGCAGCGGACGCCGCGGAACGCGGCGCGGAGGCTACCGAACCACTCGTGGCCCGCAAGGGGCGCGCCAGCTATCTGGGGGAGCGGGCCATCGGCCACCGCGACCCCGGGGCTCAGTCAAGCGCATTGCTGCTGCGCGCGGCAGAGCAGGTTGCCCGGGCAGGAGCACAGGCATGA
- a CDS encoding YidC/Oxa1 family membrane protein insertase produces MDLYAFAPIAALLELASTAVNGLASLFTPLAGASAMALAIVALTVLVRIYLIPLGAAQARAEVTRRRMAPKLRELQTRHKKNPEKLQRATLELYAEEKASPFAGMLPALAQAPVLSIVYGLFILATINGHPNELLHETLLGVPLGSSFLAVVNGSSAWPGAAVFLGLFAVIAAVAYTSRRVMLAQQAQSTEEVPAAMARVSGVLSWMPFITVIFAAIVPLAATLYLTVTTAWTLVERHILRRRAERRASTAELTT; encoded by the coding sequence GTGGATCTCTACGCTTTCGCGCCCATCGCGGCGCTGCTCGAACTTGCCTCAACGGCCGTCAACGGCCTCGCCTCCCTCTTCACGCCGCTCGCCGGCGCCTCAGCGATGGCACTCGCCATCGTCGCCCTCACCGTCCTGGTGCGCATCTACTTGATCCCGCTCGGTGCCGCCCAGGCGCGGGCAGAGGTCACGCGGCGCAGGATGGCGCCGAAGCTGCGCGAGCTGCAAACCCGGCACAAGAAGAACCCGGAGAAGCTCCAGCGTGCGACTCTGGAACTGTACGCAGAGGAGAAGGCGTCCCCATTCGCGGGCATGCTGCCCGCGCTCGCGCAGGCCCCGGTGCTCTCCATCGTCTACGGCCTCTTCATCCTCGCCACGATCAACGGCCACCCCAACGAGCTGCTGCACGAGACGCTGCTCGGGGTTCCGCTCGGCTCCAGCTTCCTCGCCGTCGTCAACGGGAGTTCCGCCTGGCCGGGAGCCGCCGTCTTCCTCGGGCTGTTCGCGGTGATCGCCGCGGTCGCGTACACCTCGCGCCGAGTCATGCTCGCCCAGCAGGCGCAGTCTACTGAGGAGGTGCCGGCCGCGATGGCCAGGGTCAGCGGCGTGCTGAGTTGGATGCCGTTCATCACGGTGATCTTCGCCGCGATCGTGCCGTTGGCGGCAACGCTCTACCTCACAGTCACGACGGCATGGACGCTCGTCGAGCGGCACATTCTGCGCCGTCGCGCGGAACGACGGGCCTCGACCGCTGAACTAACAACATGA